One window from the genome of Triticum urartu cultivar G1812 unplaced genomic scaffold, Tu2.1 TuUngrouped_contig_1782, whole genome shotgun sequence encodes:
- the LOC125526760 gene encoding putative UDP-rhamnose:rhamnosyltransferase 1: MAEASREATGAAPPPLHVVVFPWLAFGHFVPFLELSEQLARRGHAVTFVSTPRNVARLRPVSPRIRLLPLPLPSVDGLPDGAESTADVPPEKVDLLKVAFDGLAAPFAGFLDEACAGGDGATEFGRRPDWIFVDFAHYWLPPIAEQHKVPCALFHICPAPFMAFIGPKAANDAHPRTTAEDLMAQPRWIPFPTTIAHRLHEARDMLVQTFRANASGPSDAGRLWQTEQRCPPVILRGSREVDGPLGPFLADLFGKPVALCGLLAPYDAALAAQEGADHVDDESESASLMRWLDEQPARSVIYVAFGSEAPLTGHHVRELALGLELAGARFLWALRGPSAALLPDGFEERVAVSGRGVVRVGWVPQVRILAHGAVGAFLTHAGLSSLAESFLFGHPLVMLPLFLDQGVTARGMAARGVGLEVPRGEGDGSFGRDDVAATVRRVMAEGEEGRAFARNAGELQAVLWDRAKQDEYVDELVEHLQRR, encoded by the exons ATGGCAGAAGCCAGCAGAGAGGCCACCGGTGCAGCGCCTCCGCCTCTCCACGTCGTGGTGTTCCCATGGTTAGCGTTCGGCCATTTCGTCCCCTTCCTCGAGCTCTCCGAGCAGCTCGCCAGGCGCGGGCATGCCGTCACCTTCGTCTCCACGCCGCGGAACGTCGCCAGGCTGAGGCCCGTCAGCCCCCGCATCCGCCTCCTCCCCCTGCCCCTGCCGAGCGTCGACGGCCTGCCGGACGGCGCCGAGTCCACGGCCGACGTCCCGCCAGAGAAGGTGGACCTCCTCAAGGTGGCCTTCGACGGCCTCGCCGCCCCTTTCGCCGGCTTTCTTGACGAGGCTTGCGCCGGCGGGGACGGTGCGACGGAGTTCGGCAGGAGGCCCGACTGGATCTTCGTCGACTTCGCACACTACTGGCTCCCGCCCATCGCTGAGCAGCACAAG GTGCCGTGCGCCTTGTTCCACATCTGCCCGGCGCCGTTCATGGCCTTCATCGGCCCCAAGGCGGCGAACGACGCGCACCCGCGGACGACGGCGGAGGACCTGATGGCGCAGCCGCGGTGGATCCCGTTCCCGACCACCATCGCCCACCGCCTCCACGAGGCCAGGGACATGCTGGTCCAGACGTTCCGCGCCAACGCGTCCGGCCCGTCCGACGCCGGCCGGCTCTGGCAGACGGAGCAGCGCTGCCCGCCCGTGATCCTGCGCGGCAGCCGCGAGGTCGACGGCCCGCTCGGGCCCTTCCTGGCCGACCTCTTCGGCAAGCCCGTCGCCCTCTGCGGCCTCCTCGCCCCATACGACGCCGCGCTCGCCGCCCAAGAAGGAGCCGACCATGTCGACGACGAGAGCGAGAGCGCGAGCCTCATGCGCTGGCTGGACGAGCAGCCGGCGAGGTCCGTCATCTACGTCGCGTTCGGGAGCGAGGCGCCGCTGACCGGCCACCACGTCCGCGAGCTGGCGCTAGGGCTGGAGCTCGCGGGCGCGCGGTTCCTCTGGGCGCTGCGGGGGCCGAGCGCCGCGCTGCTCCCGGACGGGTTcgaggagcgcgtggccgtgTCCGGGCGCGGCGTGGTGCGCGTGGGGTGGGTGCCGCAGGTGCGCATCCTGGCGCACGGCGCGGTGGGCGCGTTCCTGACGCACGCCGGGCTGAGCTCGCTCGCGGAGAGCTTCCTGTTCGGGCACCCGCTGGTGATGCTGCCGCTGTTCCTGGACCAGGGCGTGACGGCGCGCGGCATGGCGGCGAGGGGCGTCGGGCTGGAGGTGCCCAGGGGCGAGGGCGACGGGTCGTTCGGGAGGGACGACGTGGCCGCGACGGTGCGGCGGGTGATGGCGGAGGGCGAGGAAGGGAGGGCGTTCGCGCGCAACGCCGGGGAGCTCCAGGCGGTTCTCTGGGACAGAGCGAAGCAGGACGAGTACGTCGACGAGCTGGTGGAGCACTTGCAGCGCCGGTGA